In the genome of Peromyscus eremicus chromosome 1, PerEre_H2_v1, whole genome shotgun sequence, the window TTATTAGTTGTGTGTGTCTGGATAGTGTACCCCTACTCCtccaggtgctggggattgaacatagGTCCTGATaggtgctaggcaagtactttaccactgagttatTCAACTTCCAGCTGTTGattattaaaaatgttcaaaGTTAGAGAAAAGTTGTAGGAATGCCATACATTTTACCAAGACTAACCATTTCTTGCATACACTTTCATCATTGTTTTGTTCTAAGCATAGCATTTCATGGCATAGCCCTGAGAACAAATAATGGTGGGGGGATGGGTAGGCTCCTATGATCCCTATAGTTCTAAGGGTTCTGACTTTGCTAAGACACTCAGCCTGTGTTCTGTGGTCATAGGGTGTATCACCTCTTTTTTTACCAGATTTTAACCCAATCTTCCTTTGGTGATTGGGTTGACTAGAACTTACTCTAGAGACAACTCATGCAATTTGTATATAAACTGTGACCTTGCAAGTTCTCAGTGGTTTTCAATTTTGTCCTACCTATGTTCACAGGTTGACTATGTCATTAAGGAAGCAACTAATCTAGATAACTTGGCTCAGCTGTATGAAGGTTGGACAGCCTGGGTGTGAATGGCAACACAGTAGATGAGTCTGGTTAAGCGAGGTCAGACATCCACCAGAATCAACTCAGCCTCAGGCATCCAAAGCCACATCACAGTCGGTGGTGATGCAACTGGGGGCTTACTCTGAGGAAACCTAGGAAATCTCGGTGTACTAGGAAGTGAATCCTGCAGGACAGCTGCACTCAGGGATACGCCCAACACCATGGCCAGGGTCAAAGGTGAAGAAAGCAAGCTCACTGCCTGCACACGGAGATTGTCTTTCTGCCACAGAACAGCTGCAAATGTGTCAGGAGGttagctgagaaagaaatcgGGATGCTGCGGAGCACAGAGTGACTTGGAACTCCATTCCACCTGACCCTGTGTGTACAATCCAGGAAAACAAACCCCgctcagaaacagagagaaatgggGCCGCGAAGAACTCACAGCCACGGAAGAGTTGATGCATTCAGATTCTGGAGAAACACTTGTTGCTTGGCAACAGTACTGGTTGGGTTGACCAGTAAGTACCAAAAGGCTATGCTGTATGAATTTCAGAAATGGACTGAAAAAAAGGAGAGCAGTGTAACAGACACTACATTggaagaactgacttctgaaatgAAGGGAAAAGCACCTATGGATCCCACTCCTCCCAATCGTTTACCTATTCCCCGGCTCCCCCTTGACCCACTCTGGTAGATTAGCCAGCTGTCAGACTCACTTTTATTTCAATCCTTACACTTCATAAACTTTCGTCTCCATGCCGTTACCAtttggagacagaaacaggagctTCTCCAAATCCAATGAAAACATGGAAAATTCAAGGATTGTTTAAAGGTCCGATCATCACATACAAGGTGTAACTCTGGTTATTTCAGTCATATCTGTGACTCTTATCATGTACAGTTTCCAGAATTGTCACTGTGCATCCAAACGTTATGAGTCTAACAGACATTGATTTCATGTGCACTCCCCTTTGCTTACAGTGTGCATTTTTTGGAGGTCATTCAAAATTTCCCTCTTCTGTGATTGCTGTAGTTTCTTTCATAGAAAGTAGCTGATCTGATGTAATCTTTTACCTTTTAAACAACCAGGATAGAGAACCTATTGGAGTTTGCATTGTTGATGACAGGTTCACAATAAAGTGATGTTCTGGTGGAGGTAGAGTGAAatgttttttaattcagttttctcatttgatACTTTTAATTTACAAAGTATAATTTTCTCTTACGTTTTAAGGTGTAAATTAAAAGTGCTTTAGTTTACCTGGCATTTGGGGGCATACAAAGTGATGCCCACCAGCACCTTTAAGTTCAGCTGGTGGTCTGTGAGGGGTTCTATTTACTTTCTGCATCATTTTATAGCTTACTGTTGAGTGACTAGTGTAGTGAGTCATGATCAAGGCATCATTTAGCATTTTCAGTACTTGCTGCTGATCCTCGATAGAAGTCCAGACTAGAATAGAGCTAAAAATCACGTATCAACACAGAATAGCACACAGTATTTTGAGTCTGTTTTCCCAGCATTTTAGCAACTAGTGCAGTGGCCACTTACATTTGCCAGCCTCTACGCACAAGCCTGAAAGGTCCTATGGAAACATTCCATGTGGCTCTGGGCTCTTCTCTGATTGCTATGAGTTTAATTCTAATCCTCACAGGATGGATGCCAGTGTCAGCACTTTCTTAATTATGAGTATTGGAAGAGGCTGTTTTGAATTTCCATGTGTTCAATGACAAGTTAAGGAACTTAGCACATTGCATTTGATTTTATTCATTGATTTTTGAGCCTTATTTTCACAAAACAGCCTAGCTGGAAATATTGATCCCATACTGTATTTTGCATGCTGCTTTCTTCCCTAGAGGCATTGAGGGCAACTGTACTTGGTAACTTTTGCTCTCTCAAGATTTGTCATTTTTAGCCATTCTTCATGTCAGGAAGAGCTTTTATCATAATGATAAAACCAGCTCATATTTATTTGTCCCTGTAGGTGGTGATACTGGTCAAAAATGGCTTCTGTTTTGATAATAGTGAATTTATTTCCCATGAATTTCCGGCATCAGAAGTACCTGGCACCTTAATCCAAGCAAAAATATGACAgcttaaaaaaacaaccaaaaaaaaaaaaaatgtgcctctGATGAATTACCCATCCTTTCTATTTTAAGCTGGTCCCTGAGAGAAGAGTAGGTCTTGGTTATAGAGCAGATAAGAGCAACCAAGTACTTCAAAGCTTGCTGCTTGCTCACTGCACTCTGGACAAAACCCTCATCTGTGTGGTTTGGCTTCCTCTGCAGATAGCCTTGCCAGGTTGAGCTTTTGTAAGAATCCTCAAGTGGAAAAAATAGGGCTATTGGGGGAATGTCTTAAGAAATCATGTAGAGTGCTATAGTTTTGAAGTCATACATTTTTTTTGATGACAAAATACCTGTGGAAAACCAGggatattttctctttctccccaacCCTTCTTCTCCTTACTCCTTACCCCTCTACTCCCTACTTCCACCTCTCCACTCTAAGATTCAGGGGGTACAGGACAACCATACAACAACCTCTTCTAATTCAGAGTACCCTTGAGAATTGAAATGTATTGTGTTTTGTTGTCTTTAATTAGCTAGAGTCTGTTTTCAGTTGATTTCTCTACCAAGCTGTGGAAACCTGGTACTTAGGAAACTGTTCTTCCTTTACCAAAGTGTCTTGTAGTTTCTGTTTCTGGTCAGGAGCTGATCACGCAGTTGGCTAGATGACTTCTTTTGACACTGGTGATGATCTTGATCTTCTTGCTTAGATCACTGattcagagttcaaatcccaagttCAGGGTGAGAATTTGTAATACAAAGGAAAAACTCCCTTCACTTTGCTCTTAACACTTGCCTCTGTTACCTACGCTTAGTTAGTAGTTTTCTTAATATTGTCCAATGTTTGGTGTTATCTacaatgtttttgtttaattGTGGTTGTTCCGATGTGTGAAATTTAAGGAAAGAGCCATTTAATAAAAGCCAAGCAGGGCAATGCAAGTACAGCCAAATACTAGAGTTGATGTGCAGTCTTAGGTCCTTTTTAATCTGGGGTATTATAGGCAGTACTTTAAATCAGAGTCTTCCTGGCCTATTTCCCTCCACCTTTTTGTAGTTACTTGGGGGCTTACTTGTGCAGTACTAAAATCAAAGGAGCTGGTTCTTCTTTTCTCCCAATTCTTTTCTTAGTAATGAGCACACCTACAACTAGCCTGTGACTCCTATTCAAACACAGCATATGTCAGTGCTGTGCTGCTTGCTGTTAGCTGGAGTCCCTGCAGTGCAGGGATggaaccttgcacatgctaggcaagtgctctactccTGAGCTACATACATCCTAGCCCTTACAACTAGCACACTGAAGCAGCTTTGTTTCACATGTGTTCAGATGAGTACGAAAACCAACATTTTATATCTTGTTGAATTTATAAAATGCCAGTAATTAGAACCCTCCCCCTCCAAATCAAGGAGGCAAAAAATTAACGCACTAGTCGCTGAAGTCTTCATCTTCAGTTCACTGGGTAGGATAGGAAGATTCCTTGTAAAAGGTACTAGTGAGCATCAGCGCTTTGCTAAGATTCAAGAGAAGGCAGTTCCCTGTACTTGGCCTGCTTTGGGGGCTGGATAACATCATTTACAAAATGCAAACTGAGCTTAGGTTCAAAAAGGCAACCAGGGAGAGAACCTTTGAGAATTGGGGCTCACTGGGTGAGTCTAGTGCTAATGTTAAAAACTCAAAATCAGCTGGATATTTGAAGATGGTAAAGAATTGGATATTGTTCTGAAGCAGATTTTTCCCCTCAAAACAGGCTGATTAACAGTGGTTGTTTTCCCTTTCCTGATGTTTGATTCAGCTCTGTTTCAGATTACTGTGTTGCTTATTTTTCCAGTTTTAGAAGTCCCTTATGTTTCTGCCTGGAATGTCAGGTGGCAGTGACATCACAtttcatgtttgatttttttttttttaacccttatTTAAGAGCAAGTTGAGTTAAACTGAATCTTCTTTGTCCTAGTAACTGTACAAATAGTGGCTTTTTTTCTTAAGTTGTAATGCCTCCTGATGGATATAATTTTGTGCTTGTATTTAAGATTAAAAGTTGAATAAATCACACCAGCTTCCTGAAAATGTCCCTAATGcatcttttggaaaaaaaaaaacaacacatgcCTACTTTGCATTAACATGGTAAAGATTGTATGAAATACctgcttttcaaaaaaataaaggttCAAGTCTTAAAAGATACAGTATGTAAGTTCTGAATTTATTGAAGTAGATCCCAGAAAGTTTGTTTGGAACACAGTTTTGTGGCTTtctattttttccccaaaattaaACAATTTAATTCTCAAAAACATTGTTTTACTCGCGTTTGAACAGTGAAAATTTTATTTCAGTAGGAAGGTTCTTAGATAAGAGTCAATGCCTTTAATCTAGGGGAGGCAAAGgtagtggatctctgagttcgaggccagcctggtctactagcaagttccaggctagctgggcctataaagagaaaccctgtcttgaaaaacaaaaggcagTGTATGAAGCTTAATTTTGGcaatatttaaaagacaaaactgGCAGACCATTATTGGGAGTAAAAGCTCTGAAGGAAGTGTGCCAAGGTTCTGAGGAAGACTGTGGTACGGGCTTCATCATCTGGTACATTTCAAGAGATCACTTCACGTTGTGGtgcaaaaacagaagaaagagtagGTTTTTAATCCCTGGGCCATTTGGAAGGTTAGTGAGAGGTGGGTTTGGACCTGGGTCTGGGAACAGTCCCCAACAAAAGTGCTCTAGAGAAACTGCCATTTACCTCAGCCTCAGCAGCTGGCCTTTACATTTTTCTTAAGTTGTTCTTTGGGAACACGGATAAAACTGTGAAGCTTTCTGAAGCAACAGCCCAAGTTCCCAAGGTAGAAATGATGGGTTTTAAAGCCAATTAGTACTCCTGCCTCTCTTATGCAAGTGGGTGCTCCTGGGCTACCAGCAAGATGGGCACCTCACTGTTTAGCCTGTGTAACAGCTGTTTGGGTCCTATTGTTCTTAATACTGAGGTGAAGGAGGGAATTCTCTAGGCTTTAAATCTCCCATAAGGTTTCTGTATCAATCGAGTCATAAtatcaccccccccacacactcacacttccTTGAAGTAGCACTTCACCCGAGCTTCCTAGCCAATACTGTGTTGTGTTAGTACCTTATCCAAGTACTTTCCACAAGGTCTGTGACAAATTATATGCCCCTTTCATAGGACCATCATGCTCCAGGTAGGGCCAGGCTTATTTAGGAGCACTGTGTGgtctttcaagtttttaaaaaaatctcccaGGATTTTAAAGAACCTGGTAACTACCTAAGGAATGAAATGtgttaaatgtaaaatatttgaggccAATATTTAATAGGGCTCCCCCCATTAATCTGTCTCAATCTGAAGCGCTTCATCATTTGAATTActcatccacctatccatccctCCATCTGAAGCGCTCCCCTAGCTACCTGAAGTGCGCATAGTTCTATCAATTAAGTGAAGCGCGCCACAAACGATTTCCCAAAGACTGGCTGCAAAAGAAGCCCTTTAAGAGTCGGTACATCTTCCGTGTTCTCATAGGACCTGTTACTGATGGCGCGATGGCAGCAGTAGTTCTCACGGGGGGGCCGCCAGCCTTCCAGTCACAAATCTTAGTAGGTGCCACGGGAGCCTAAAGCGTCCTCCGCCCTTCTAACCTCCGCTGGCACAGCACTGCgcatcctccactcctccaagcaGAGGCCCTGAGATCCAGCGGGGCGAGCGACTAGAGACGGCGGTTGAACCGCTTCCTTCCGCTCCGCCCCCAGCGGGCCACACCCTTGTACTCTGATTGGTCGGAGTCCTTCGGCTCCGCCCAGCTCCTCTCTCCTTTGACCTGGATTTCAAGTCATGCGCTGGCTGCCGGTTGGCCTGGCTTCCTAGAAGCCGGAGTGCCATCTACCCAATGAGGAGCGAGTTTCGCGAGGGCTGTCGGGAAAGGCAGCCAGCCTATATAAGCAGCCTGCGGGGCGTTCCCTCGCGCTCCGGTCGCCTTGCGGGTGTCGGTGAGGAGTGTTTTCTGCTCTTTGAGACTTGCGCGTCCCGAACGATGGCGGAGGGGGATAACCGCAGCAGCAACCTGCTGGTGAGTCGCGGTCGTCGGCTTGTCCCCGGCGCTTCCGGTTAGGCCTCCCGGCCTGGGTGACTCCAGGGGGCTGCCAGGCCTGATCCTGCGGCTCCGTGCTGCCGATCCCCAACGTCCTCTGGGGAGCGTGCACGACGAGGCAAGGACCGCGCGTGAGGAAGTGTGAGAAGGAGGGCCGTGGCAAGAAGGAACCTGGGTGGCAGGTTGGGGCGCTCGGCCGCCAGGGGCCTTGTCTAGCGCTCGGGGCTCAGGCCGGAGACCTACCTGTCCGCCCTCTTTGATTTTAATCTCATGTTGGGTAGATTGTATGCGTGGTTCTTTTCCCCTTAAAACTTGGGCAAGGGTAGAGGGTCAAAGGGCTGCTACAGAGAATTAGTTATCGCTGACACAGAATTTGCTGTAGTTGGCTGCGAGTTCACCACAGGAAGCTGAAATCGGGTTCAGCGGAAAGGACCGACGGAGGTCCTTGCATTGGTCTGGGTACTGGAGAAGGGGCTCACAGGACTGGGTGCAACTTTAAAATGATCAGCACGGAATTGAGGGCAATGCATGAGGTGGTTGGTGTTAGGAGGACACATTTGCTTCTtcaaagtttttgttttcattttctccgTTGTCATTTCCCAGGGAAAGACAGGCcatatcagaaatgaaaagagcaaCCAACTTTTAACTTCTGCTTTTGCACTTCTAACAGCCTAAATGCCGGCAAGTTAAGTGTCTACAGGACAGTAGTCACTACAGGATtgtgcaagatttttttttcactttgcatTGGTATTGAGAGATGTTTGCCCTGTCCCTTAAATTCCCCCTACACCCCACACATACCAGCAAACAATCCAGTAGAGATGCTTACCCTGTACCCTTAAACTACccctccacaacacacacaccagcaaataATCCAGTAAGAGGATTAATTGATGCAAAAGGAAATTGTCACGGGAGAGGGCCTGATCACAAACAACTATTTCTATCAAAGCAATTATCATTTTAAGGAGAACAGTATATGTCCTGGATTTAAAGATATTAGCCTCTTtttgtctcagtttcctcatcttaaAAATACCCTTTCCAGTTTTGAGAGGCATTCATTGAAGTATAGCTTGTAAAATGTTTAGGATTTCTAGTTTGGGGTGATATCAGTATTAAGCATGTAATACAGAGTCAGAAGTACTATGACACAGATTTCAACTTTATTAAAATTAGTTCGGACTGTTCTCTATCATTTGCAGATTCCTTTGTGAAAAGCTTATAGGATCTTGTgggctttgtgtgtatgtggttccTGGGCGTTGAATCCAGGGCCCTCCACAGACTGAGCAACTGCTTTCCTACAGAGAGACCTTCTTGTTCTAATTTCCTTCCTTGACCAAAGTCCCTGAAGGCTTTAGGCCACAATAGCTCATCCAAAAGGTGTGCTTTTGACTAGTTGTCAAGTATGCAGAGAAATTTGAAATTTAACCAAAATTCCATCATCAATGATGAGGAACCATTATGGAAGACTTTAAGTGCCTCCCATAATTTAGTTTGAGTACTTTCTTTAATTCCACAGTCACTGCCAACATCGAAGTAATTCCATTATACAAAGAGCTATTTTAGAGATTGTGTATACTGACTGTTTTCCTGATGGATTTAGAAGggcttaaatcaataaaatgaccAATCAACAGATCAATGCCAGCCACCTGAAATGAGCAAACATAGAGTAGCCAACAATTTAGTAATATTGTGAGCACTGCTTCATTAGTCTGTGAGTGAATTTGGGGATATTAGTTAACCATATTAAGCTCACTTTCATTAATATTGAAACATTTATCCCCACATTGTGAAACCTTGGGAGCATTATGTTGCATCATGGACATATGGCCCAGTGATAAAGCAGACCATTAAGAGTTAGGCTTTCTTCTACCCATGGATTTTCATGTTTGGTGCCAAAATTGCAGTTTTTCATGACTCAGCTTGTTTAAGATAACAGTTTTGATGGCTTAGAAGGCTTTTACTCTCTCTGAGCCACCAAAGTGTTGAGATTGGTAAAGTAacactctttgttttcttttgttgttgttttttcgagagagggtttctctatgtagtttggtacctgtcctggatctcgctctgtagaccaggctggccttgacctcacaagCCTTGCTccgtttcccaagtgctgggattaaagttgtggtGCCACCGCCACCAGACTAAAGTAACACTCTTAATTGTTGGTTATGTAGGCTGCGGAGACTGCGAGTCTAGAAGAGCAGCTGCAAGGATGGGGAGAAGTGATGCTAATGGCCGACAAAGTCCTTCGGTGGGAAAGAGCCTGGTTTCCACCTGCCATCCTGGGTGTGGTTTCCCTGCTGTTCCTGTAAGTGAAGGATTCGATTGCTAAGTGCTCAGATGGTTCATAGCCTTTGCATAGGGAAGCTTTTGTAATACATAATCCAAAAGGAATGCCTTTCTTATAAGCAGCTTACCCAGTTTCTAGAATTTGTAGTCCTTATGTAAGGTTGTAACCTGATACAGTTGAGTAATTCCTGCACACTCACTTTTGTGTTTGAACACCTTTCCTTTATAGTCTTTTCTAATAAATATTGAGGACCCCAGaattttcggttttttgagacggggtttctcagtgacgttttggtgcctgtcctggatctgacgctgtagaccaggctggcctcgaactacagagatccacctggctctgccctcggagtgagggctgggattaaaggtgtgtatcccTGCCGCCCGCTCGACCCCAGAGTTTTTGACTGTTGCTGCTTACATGAACTAGCTGTGACAACATCATGCCATAATGCCTCTAGAAAACTACTTGTAAGGAAGTTAGAAAGCAAACAGCTCCATCTTTGAGAAGCTGTGGGCTAGGGAGTAAACACCTTTGGTTAGGAACAATGACCAGTGGTTTTCTAACTTTggttaattttctttgtttttaacaggATTATCTATTATCTTGATCCATCTGTGCTGTCTGGTGTTTcctgttttgttatgtttttgtgCCTGGCTGACTACCTTGTTCCCATTCTAGCACCAAGGATTTTTGGCTCTAATAAATGGTAGGTGGCTATGTATGATAGTATACTATGATTAAAGAAGACTGTTTTATAACCATCAGACACCTGCTGGGAGTTAAGAGTCATTTCTCTTATGTGAAGAATTTCTTAGCTGAATTCAAGAGTCAAGAATTTTCAGTACTTATATCTCTGTATTTCACTTTGGTTaaaaacttgattttttaaaaatttttattcttattttgcaatacaattcagttctacatatcagccacggattcccttgttcttccccctcccgcccccctcaccttctccccagcccaccccccattcccacctccttcagggcaaagccttccccacagactgagatcaacctggtggactcagtccaggtaggttcagtcccctcctcccaggccgagccaagcgatcctgcataggccccaggtttcaaacagccgactcatgcagtgagcacaggactcggtcccactgcctggatgcctcccaaacagatcaagccaatcaactgtctcacccattcagagggcctgatccagttggtaaaaacttgattttttgttgtttattgatgttttttcagttttacttcttacacttaaagtttttttttttttttttttttaatggtttttcatGATAGGGTTTTTTgaaccaggctgccctcgaactcagagatccacctgcctctgcctacctgagtactggaattaaagggtTGCACTGCCCTCTTAaaggttattattttttattttagttttttgagacaggagttcttttttttcttttcttttctttttttttttttttctgagacagagtttctctgtgta includes:
- the Arl6ip1 gene encoding ADP-ribosylation factor-like protein 6-interacting protein 1; this encodes MRSEFREGCRERQPAYISSLRGVPSRSGRLAGVGEECFLLFETCASRTMAEGDNRSSNLLAAETASLEEQLQGWGEVMLMADKVLRWERAWFPPAILGVVSLLFLIIYYLDPSVLSGVSCFVMFLCLADYLVPILAPRIFGSNKWTTEQQQRFHEICSNLVKTRRRAVGWWKRLFSLKEEKPKMYFMTMIISLAAVAWVGQQVHNLLLTYLIVTFVLLLPGLNQHGIILKYIGMAKREINKLLKQKEKKNE